From a region of the Streptacidiphilus albus JL83 genome:
- a CDS encoding cupredoxin domain-containing protein: MSRFQRPFVALAGLLLVTVAACSSGSSSGSSSSSSPAATPGSAVPGAGASSSMAMATSPAAQGSATASAQDEIVIDNFAYSPVSLTVNPGQVVTVANHDSTTHTLTATTGNAFNTGDIAPGATATFTAPTKPGSYPYICSIHQFMHGTLIVR; this comes from the coding sequence GTGTCCCGGTTCCAACGCCCGTTCGTCGCCCTGGCCGGCCTGCTGCTGGTCACCGTCGCGGCCTGCTCCAGCGGCAGTTCCTCCGGCAGTTCGTCCTCGTCCTCGCCCGCCGCCACGCCCGGCTCCGCCGTGCCAGGTGCCGGCGCGAGCAGCAGCATGGCCATGGCCACCTCGCCCGCCGCCCAGGGCTCCGCGACCGCGTCCGCGCAGGACGAGATCGTGATCGACAACTTCGCCTACAGCCCGGTCAGCCTGACCGTGAACCCGGGACAGGTGGTGACCGTGGCCAACCACGACTCGACCACCCACACCCTCACCGCGACCACCGGCAATGCCTTCAACACCGGTGACATCGCGCCCGGGGCGACCGCCACCTTCACCGCGCCCACCAAGCCGGGCAGCTACCCCTACATCTGCAGCATCCACCAGTTCATGCACGGAACGCTGATCGTGCGCTGA